CTGTCTACGATCGAGCTGATTCGACTTCGCTAGATACTGTAGCTCTAAAATTGCCCCGTCCGAGGTTGAAGCATAAGCCCGCTGTCCGCTGGAGGTCGCAATAAAGTTTTGCACCTGCCCGCGCTCGAGCTTAAATGCTTGGAATCCAACCAAGCCTGTTGTTGCGTCGGCATAAATCTCTGTTTTTGGCCGAATCGCCTGTGCTTGAGTGATTTGCGTACTGGCTAGGGGGCGCTCTTCTTTGCTTAACGCTGGTAAGCAACCTGAAACTACAAGAATGCAGGTGGTAAGGCAAAGATAGTCTAAAATTCTTAATTCCCTAATTTGATCAATTAAGGCTAATCCGTTTAAAGATTGACCGAAGATTGCATTCTTACGGAGATTCATTTAAAAAACCCTTCAAATTAAAGCATGAGCAATAAAAATTAATAACATCTTTGCGACTAATTTTAGACCTATAGCAATCTTTTAAGACCGCCGTAAATACTGTCAAATTTATGATACTAAATAATCAATACTTAAGTCAGATCTATACCAATCTGCGTCTCGACGCTAATCAGCCTCAGCATCTCTATATTGAGGTCGGTCGTGATTTGCGAGCAAAATTTACAACATTACTAAAACTGCTCGAAGTTTTCAAAGCTGAGAAAGTTGTAATCCGGTCGACTGATCGGAGTGAGCTTAAGTATCTTGGACTGAATTTAGCTAAAATTGGCTATAAACTTTCACTTGCACTAGAAACAATTCAGACTGAAATTAGTGACCAAGAGATTCAACTTTTCGACAAACGTGAACATCAGCTGCTACTTTTAGGAAATTTCCCTGCAGGCACAAGCCAGATTTTAGATTTAGCTGACGTGATCATCCACTACGCTGTAGCTGAGTCTGCTGATAAATTATTAGAGCTTACTCCTAAAAGAAACGCGTTTTCTATTTCATTAATTGCTACAAAGGATTTTTCTGGATTTGTAAATCTTTCTAGAAGTCTTCCAACATTTTTGAAAATTCCAGAACCGCTTAGCGAAAATTTACTGGCAAGCACTCCTCAAAACACTGGCCGCGACCCGTTCTCGGTTTTAACATTCGAAGATTTAAGCTCGACTTCTTCCTATGCTGACCAAGGTAGCGATCGTCGTGGACGCGGAGACCGCCCCAGACGTGACGATGACCGTCGGCCGCGAAGAGACGGACAAGCTGAACGTGGTAACGGTAGATCTGCGCGTAACCAAGAACAAAGGCCACGGACACAGGACCGCCGTGACTCTGAGCCTCGCTCCAATTATCGAAATCATGAGCGCAATAATCAGCGCTCAAACTCTGATACGACAACTCGCCCAGAACAAACCCGCAGCAGTCGTGGACTTCCACGGCGAGGGCATCCAAATGATAATGTACGGATTTATATTGGCCAGGGAAGTGCAGCAGGAATGACTGCTGAAGTTTTTTCAAATTTAGCCCTTGAATTTGCAGAAGTCCCTGACGGGACGTTTGATTCGATTGTGTTTCGCGACCACTATGGCTTTGCTGACCTGAATCGACTTGATGCAGAGCATCTGATCAACACCATGCACGGCATTGAATATAACGGTGAGGAATTACCGATTGAATTCGCGCTGACATTGCCGCGTAGGTTGAATCGTGAGTCCTACCAAACTAATTCTGATCAATAAGTGCCTGGTGTGTTCTGATCCTTCTTCCACGGCTACAGCGCCACCACCACCTTCAATCGCAGCATCTGCTGAGTTTATATGAGTCACAGTTTTGCAAGTTAAAGCGTTTCCCATAACTATTTTGGATATGTTGCAAACGCAGCTGAACCATCAAGAACATATCCTTCTGGTAGATATAAGCTATGTATGAGTTTATTATCTATGGGTTTATTATTAAAAGGGAAACGCTATTTACTGGTTGTGTCTGCGACACAACTTATATACCAGTTTGCAAAATCGTCAGTTTTATCCAAAATCTTTTTGCAAACTGGTATATAATAACTCTCTGAGTAGGGAGGCTCGGATTAAGTTCGAGGTTCAGCCAAGCTCGAGGAACGAGCCCTAATATATTTTACAGGGCAAGAAGCGCACTTTATTGCAATAAACGAGCATCGCAGAAATCTCCCGTGACGACTTGTCCGCCGCAGTCGGCTAAGCCGCGTAGGCGGAAGAAATTGGCGAAGATCGGACTTCAGCAGAGCCTCCCTAGAGCCCGGGCTTAGTCATCGCAAGCAGATTTAATGTCTTATCAATTTCATCAACCGGAAGAACCTGCTGGCGCACTGCAATCTCGCGCACAGACATCCCAGTTTTAAAGGCCTCTTTAGCAAGTTGAGCCGCCTTATCATAGCCAATCTTTGGAGCAAGCGCTGTGCAGGTTGCAATACTTGCTTCAGCTAATTCGTAAAGTCTTTTTTCGTTTGCAGTAATCCCAGACACACACTTATCTGAAAAATTCTTAGCTCCGCTGGCCAGTAATTCAATCGATTCAAGTAGATTATGAGCCATGACTGGCATCATCACGTTTAACTCAAAGGTGCTGCCACTATGGCCAGCAAGCATAATGCAGGCATCATTGCCAATTACTTGCGCACAAACCATTAAAAGCGATTCGGCAATAACTGGATTTACCTTGCCCGGCATGATTGAAGAACCTGGCTGAACTTCGGGTAAAGCAATCTCTTGCAACCCGCAACGCGGCCCACAAGCAAGCCAGCGAATATCATTGGCTATTTTTGCAAGGCTAACTGCGATTGTTCGAAGCTGCCCGCTCATTTCTACCACGCCATCTTTGGCACTTTGTGCTTCAAAATGATTCTTCGCCTCAAAAAAACTAAGTCCCGTTGCTTTAGAGATCTCGGCAATTGTACGCTTAGGGAATTCTGGATGGGTATTTAAGCCTGTGCCGACAGCTGTCCCTCCCTGCGCAAGCTCAAGCAAGCTAACCAGTGAGCGTTCGAGTCTTTCCAGTGAGTGCGTAACTTGACTCTCGTAACCACTGAATTCTTGGCCGAGCGTAATTGGAGTTGCATCTTGCAAGTGCGTTCTTCCAGTTTTCACGAAACCAGAAAATTCTTTTGACTTGGCGT
This sequence is a window from bacterium. Protein-coding genes within it:
- a CDS encoding class II fumarate hydratase; its protein translation is MSETVAGNTSQKFRIEKDSMGEMKVPVDALYAAQTQRALENFPISGLRFSRSFIRALGLIKKSAALANASLGLLEDQHKNAILKACEEVISGALDRQFVLDIFQTGSGTSTNMNANEVIAHRAMQLAGAELKIHPNDHVNMSQSSNDVIPTALHVAAAVTITEKLIPALKGLRDVLNAKSKEFSGFVKTGRTHLQDATPITLGQEFSGYESQVTHSLERLERSLVSLLELAQGGTAVGTGLNTHPEFPKRTIAEISKATGLSFFEAKNHFEAQSAKDGVVEMSGQLRTIAVSLAKIANDIRWLACGPRCGLQEIALPEVQPGSSIMPGKVNPVIAESLLMVCAQVIGNDACIMLAGHSGSTFELNVMMPVMAHNLLESIELLASGAKNFSDKCVSGITANEKRLYELAEASIATCTALAPKIGYDKAAQLAKEAFKTGMSVREIAVRQQVLPVDEIDKTLNLLAMTKPGL